From bacterium, one genomic window encodes:
- a CDS encoding efflux RND transporter periplasmic adaptor subunit — protein sequence MTATTRHHASVPTLLASALAVVLALAGTGAKPAAKPSPPVPVVTGAVKVQPAPLLLNAVGTVEPIESVAVRPQVGGVITRVAFAEGDDVKAGQTLFQIDPRSMQAALAAAQAQLARDEAQAANADAQSARYAKLAAKDYVTREQADAARTQADVFRAAVQADRAAVEQAKLNLAYATVSSPVAGRTGSILVTKGNVVAPNGSPLVVVNQLNPIRVSFAVPADRLPQVRKHTAGGALAVHARPSRDGKGEALLGRLVFVDNAVGAGTGTVTLKAEFPNGDGALWPGQFVDVDLVLAVEADALTVPAAAVVTGRDGLFVFVVGDDLKVEKRAVVVDRTIDGLAVVAGDLRDGEAVVIDGQMRLAPGATVEVKTAKAAPKAASGGAR from the coding sequence ATGACGGCGACGACCCGGCACCACGCATCCGTCCCGACGCTGCTCGCCAGCGCGTTGGCCGTCGTCCTCGCCCTGGCGGGCACGGGCGCCAAACCCGCCGCGAAACCCTCGCCGCCGGTGCCGGTGGTGACCGGCGCCGTGAAGGTGCAGCCCGCGCCGCTGCTGCTGAACGCGGTGGGCACGGTCGAGCCGATCGAGTCCGTGGCGGTCCGCCCGCAGGTGGGCGGCGTGATCACGCGCGTGGCGTTCGCCGAGGGCGACGACGTCAAGGCGGGGCAGACCCTGTTCCAGATCGACCCGCGGTCGATGCAGGCGGCGCTCGCGGCGGCGCAGGCCCAGCTCGCGCGCGACGAGGCGCAGGCCGCCAACGCCGACGCCCAGTCCGCCCGCTACGCGAAGCTGGCGGCCAAGGACTACGTCACGCGCGAGCAGGCCGACGCGGCCCGCACCCAGGCGGACGTCTTCCGGGCCGCCGTGCAGGCCGACCGGGCGGCGGTGGAGCAGGCGAAGCTGAACCTCGCCTACGCCACCGTGTCGTCGCCCGTGGCCGGCCGCACCGGGAGCATCCTGGTGACGAAGGGCAACGTGGTGGCGCCGAACGGCAGCCCGCTCGTCGTGGTCAACCAGCTGAACCCGATCCGGGTGAGCTTCGCGGTGCCCGCGGACCGGCTGCCGCAGGTGCGCAAGCACACGGCGGGCGGCGCGCTCGCGGTCCACGCCCGCCCGTCGCGCGACGGCAAGGGCGAGGCGCTCCTCGGCCGCCTGGTCTTCGTGGACAACGCCGTCGGGGCCGGCACCGGCACCGTGACGCTGAAGGCGGAATTCCCGAACGGGGACGGCGCGCTCTGGCCGGGGCAGTTCGTGGACGTGGACCTGGTGCTCGCGGTCGAGGCCGACGCGCTGACGGTGCCCGCCGCCGCCGTGGTGACCGGGCGCGACGGCCTGTTCGTCTTCGTGGTGGGCGACGACCTCAAGGTCGAGAAGCGCGCCGTCGTCGTGGACCGCACCATCGACGGGCTGGCCGTGGTCGCGGGCGATCTGCGCGACGGCGAGGCGGTCGTGATCGACGGGCAGATGCGCTTGGCGCCCGGCGCGACCGTGGAGGTCAAGACGGCGAAGGCCGCGCCGAAAGCCGCGTCGGGGGGGGCGCGATGA